From Coturnix japonica isolate 7356 chromosome 1, Coturnix japonica 2.1, whole genome shotgun sequence, the proteins below share one genomic window:
- the TGFBRAP1 gene encoding transforming growth factor-beta receptor-associated protein 1 isoform X2, with amino-acid sequence MSVKAFKLVSAVEREMLMGDKNHINIECIECCGKNLYIGTNDCFIYHFILDEKVSTSGKITFAATKQLHKYLGFKKPVSELKAASALTRLLVLCDNTITLVNMMNLEPVPTGARIKGAVTFTLNENPVSGDPFCVEVCIISVKRRTIQMFMVFEDRVQIVKEVVTPEQPCAVAVDGYYLCLALTTQYIILNYNTGISQDLFPYCSDEKRPIVKRIGRQEFLLAGPGGLGMFATVDGISQRAPVHWSENVIGAALCFPYVVALDEEFITVHSMLDQQQKQTLPFKEGHILQDFEGKVIVATNKGVYIMVPLPLEKQIQDLLASHRVEEALVLAKGARRNIPKEKFQVMYKRILQQAGFIQFAQLQFLEAKELFRSGQLDVRELISLYPFLLPTSSSFIRSHPPLHEYADLNQLTQGDQEKMIKCKRFLMSYLNEVRSTEVANGYKEDIDTALLKLYAEANHESLLDLLVSENFCLLTDSAAWLEKHKKYFALGLLYHYNGQDAAALQLWVQIVDGDIEDSTRSDLYEYVVDFLTFCSDQDLVWKYSEWVLQKNEEVGVQIFTKRPLEEQEKNNIDPDDIISCLNKYPKARIKYLEHLVLERKIEKEKYHTHLAALYLEAILHLKSGTTDNCMETIELLLKLRSLLQKSDLYRIHFILDKIRGTDLHMESAILYGKLEEHEKALHILVHELKDFRAAEEYCIWNSENRDLPYRRRLFHMLLSVYLNPDTSDCALVTAAVDLLNNHAAEFDAALVLQLVPDSWSVQLLSPFLAGAVRQSIHTKRMTQVALGLAQAENLIYKYEKVKHKGTPILLSDKKVCQVCQNPFCEPAFVRYPNGGMVHTHCAANRHLNSNVTPCSSSSSSET; translated from the exons ATGAGTGTTAAAGCTTTCAAGCTCGTCTCTGCTGTTGAGCGGGAGATGTTAATGGGAGACAAAAATCACATCAACATCGAATGCATTGAGTGTTGTGGAAAGAACCTCTATATTGGAACCAACGACTGCTTTATCTATCACTTTATATTGGATGAGAAGGTATCGACAtctggaaaaataacttttgcAGCCACCAAGCAACTGCATAAATACCTGGGCTTCAAGAAGCCCGTGAGTGAGTTGAAAGCAGCCTCTGCACTCACCAGGCTTCTTGTGCTTTGTGATAACACAATAACACTAGTTAATATGATGAACTTGGAACCTGTTCCCACTGGCGCTAGAATCAAAGGAGCTGTGACATTCACATTAAATGAGAATCCTGTGAGTGGGGACCCTTTCTGCGTTGAAGTCTGCATTATCTCAGTCAAGCGACGGACCATTCAAATGTTCATGGTGTTTGAAGACAGGGTCCAGATAGTGAAGGAAGTGGTTACCCCGGAGCAACCCTGTGCTGTGGCTGTAGATGGTTACTACTTATGTCTTGCACTTACTACACAGTATATAATATTGAATTATAATACTGGAATCTCCCAGGATCTGTTTCCCTACTGCAGCGATGAGAAACGGCCCATTGTGAAAAGAATAGGCAGACAAGAGTTCCTGTTGGCTGGTCCTGGAGGGCTAG gcATGTTTGCAACTGTAGATGGCATTTCACAGCGTGCTCCCGTGCACTGGTCGGAGAACGTGATtggagctgctttgtgctttccCTATGTGGTTGCTCTGGATGAGGAGTTCATTACTGTGCACAGCATGCTGGaccagcagcaaaagcaaacccTGCCATTTAAAGAAGGTCATATTCTACAGGACTTTGAAG GCAAAGTGATTGTTGCTACTAATAAGGGCGTGTATATCATGGTACCGCTGCCTTTGGAAAAGCAGATTCAGGATCTTCTAGCTAGCCACAGGGTGGAAGAAGCCCTCGTTCTAGCAAAAGGAGCTCGAAGGAATATTccaaaagagaaatttcag GTAATGTACAAACGAATCTTGCAGCAAGCAGGTTTTATACAGTTTGCACAGCTTCAGTTCCTTGAAGCAAAAGAACTCTTCAG AAGCGGCCAGCTTGATGTCCGGGAGCTGATCTCTCTCTACCCCTTCCTGTTGCCTACTTCCTCTTCATTTATACGGTCTCATCCTCCGCTGCATGAATATGCTGACCTAAACCAGCTGACGCAAGGGGACCAGGAGAAGATGATCAAATGCAAACGATTCCTCATGAGTTACTTGAATGAAGTCCGCAGCACTGAGGTTGCAAATGGCTACAAGGAAGATATCGACACGGCCTTACTTAAGTTATATGCAGAGGCAAATCATGAAAGTCTGCTGGATCTGCTGGTTTCAGAGAACTTTTGTCTTCTAACAGATAGCGCTGCCTGGctggaaaagcacaaaaa GTATTTTGCCCTTGGTCTTCTGTATCACTACAATGGTCAAGATGCCGCAGCACTTCAG ttaTGGGTGCAAATAGTTGATGGAGACATCGAAGACTCTACACGTTCAGATCTGTATGAATATGTAGTAGACTTCCTGACATTCTGCTCAGACCAGGATCTGGTGTGGAAATACTCTGAATGGGTTttacaaaaaaatgaagag GTTGGAGTGCAGATTTTCACTAAAAGACCTTTggaagaacaagagaaaaacaacattgaTCCAGATGATATCATCAGTTGCCTTAACAAATATCCTAAAGCACGTATTAAGTATCTAGAGCATCTTgtattggaaagaaaaatagag AAAGAAAAGTACCACACTCATCTAGCTGCCTTGTATTTGGAGGCGATACTTCATCTAAAATCTGGGACCACAGATAACTGTATGGAAACAATTGAACTGCTGTTGAAACTACGCAGCCTTCTTCAGAAATCTGATCTTTATAGGATTCACTTTATTTTGG ACAAAATCCGTGGCACAGACCTTCACATGGAAAGTGCAATTTTATATGGAAAACTAGAAGAACACGAGAAGGCTTTGCATATCCTTGTTCATGAGTTAAAGGACTTCCGTGCTGCTGAAGAATACTGTATATGGAACTCTGAGAACAGAGATCTACCGTACAGACGGAGGCTCTTCCATATGCTGCTGTCAGTATATCTGAATCCAGACACTTCGGATTGTGCACTCGTCACGGCTGCTGTAGATCTCTTGAATAACCACGCTGCTGAGTTTGATGCAGCTCTGGTTTTGCAGCTGGTGCCTGACAGCTGGTCAGTGCAGCTCCTCTCCCCATTCCTGGCTGGAGCGGTGAGGCAAAGCATTCATACAAAAAGAATGACTCAGGTTGCACTTGGGTTAGCACAAGCCGAAAACTTGATCTACAAATATGAGAAG gtCAAACATAAAGGAACTCCAATTCTCCTTTCGGACAAAAAGGTCTGTCAGGTGTGCCAAAATCCTTTCTGTGAGCCCGCATTTGTAAGATACCCAAATGGGGGTATGGTccacacacactgtgctgcaaacaGACATCTGAACTCAAATGTGACTCCTTGCTcttccagctccagcagtgagACTTGA
- the TGFBRAP1 gene encoding transforming growth factor-beta receptor-associated protein 1 isoform X1 — protein MSVKAFKLVSAVEREMLMGDKNHINIECIECCGKNLYIGTNDCFIYHFILDEKVSTSGKITFAATKQLHKYLGFKKPVSELKAASALTRLLVLCDNTITLVNMMNLEPVPTGARIKGAVTFTLNENPVSGDPFCVEVCIISVKRRTIQMFMVFEDRVQIVKEVVTPEQPCAVAVDGYYLCLALTTQYIILNYNTGISQDLFPYCSDEKRPIVKRIGRQEFLLAGPGGLGFFLFLGMFATVDGISQRAPVHWSENVIGAALCFPYVVALDEEFITVHSMLDQQQKQTLPFKEGHILQDFEGKVIVATNKGVYIMVPLPLEKQIQDLLASHRVEEALVLAKGARRNIPKEKFQVMYKRILQQAGFIQFAQLQFLEAKELFRSGQLDVRELISLYPFLLPTSSSFIRSHPPLHEYADLNQLTQGDQEKMIKCKRFLMSYLNEVRSTEVANGYKEDIDTALLKLYAEANHESLLDLLVSENFCLLTDSAAWLEKHKKYFALGLLYHYNGQDAAALQLWVQIVDGDIEDSTRSDLYEYVVDFLTFCSDQDLVWKYSEWVLQKNEEVGVQIFTKRPLEEQEKNNIDPDDIISCLNKYPKARIKYLEHLVLERKIEKEKYHTHLAALYLEAILHLKSGTTDNCMETIELLLKLRSLLQKSDLYRIHFILDKIRGTDLHMESAILYGKLEEHEKALHILVHELKDFRAAEEYCIWNSENRDLPYRRRLFHMLLSVYLNPDTSDCALVTAAVDLLNNHAAEFDAALVLQLVPDSWSVQLLSPFLAGAVRQSIHTKRMTQVALGLAQAENLIYKYEKVKHKGTPILLSDKKVCQVCQNPFCEPAFVRYPNGGMVHTHCAANRHLNSNVTPCSSSSSSET, from the exons ATGAGTGTTAAAGCTTTCAAGCTCGTCTCTGCTGTTGAGCGGGAGATGTTAATGGGAGACAAAAATCACATCAACATCGAATGCATTGAGTGTTGTGGAAAGAACCTCTATATTGGAACCAACGACTGCTTTATCTATCACTTTATATTGGATGAGAAGGTATCGACAtctggaaaaataacttttgcAGCCACCAAGCAACTGCATAAATACCTGGGCTTCAAGAAGCCCGTGAGTGAGTTGAAAGCAGCCTCTGCACTCACCAGGCTTCTTGTGCTTTGTGATAACACAATAACACTAGTTAATATGATGAACTTGGAACCTGTTCCCACTGGCGCTAGAATCAAAGGAGCTGTGACATTCACATTAAATGAGAATCCTGTGAGTGGGGACCCTTTCTGCGTTGAAGTCTGCATTATCTCAGTCAAGCGACGGACCATTCAAATGTTCATGGTGTTTGAAGACAGGGTCCAGATAGTGAAGGAAGTGGTTACCCCGGAGCAACCCTGTGCTGTGGCTGTAGATGGTTACTACTTATGTCTTGCACTTACTACACAGTATATAATATTGAATTATAATACTGGAATCTCCCAGGATCTGTTTCCCTACTGCAGCGATGAGAAACGGCCCATTGTGAAAAGAATAGGCAGACAAGAGTTCCTGTTGGCTGGTCCTGGAGGGCTAG gcttctttctttttctaggcATGTTTGCAACTGTAGATGGCATTTCACAGCGTGCTCCCGTGCACTGGTCGGAGAACGTGATtggagctgctttgtgctttccCTATGTGGTTGCTCTGGATGAGGAGTTCATTACTGTGCACAGCATGCTGGaccagcagcaaaagcaaacccTGCCATTTAAAGAAGGTCATATTCTACAGGACTTTGAAG GCAAAGTGATTGTTGCTACTAATAAGGGCGTGTATATCATGGTACCGCTGCCTTTGGAAAAGCAGATTCAGGATCTTCTAGCTAGCCACAGGGTGGAAGAAGCCCTCGTTCTAGCAAAAGGAGCTCGAAGGAATATTccaaaagagaaatttcag GTAATGTACAAACGAATCTTGCAGCAAGCAGGTTTTATACAGTTTGCACAGCTTCAGTTCCTTGAAGCAAAAGAACTCTTCAG AAGCGGCCAGCTTGATGTCCGGGAGCTGATCTCTCTCTACCCCTTCCTGTTGCCTACTTCCTCTTCATTTATACGGTCTCATCCTCCGCTGCATGAATATGCTGACCTAAACCAGCTGACGCAAGGGGACCAGGAGAAGATGATCAAATGCAAACGATTCCTCATGAGTTACTTGAATGAAGTCCGCAGCACTGAGGTTGCAAATGGCTACAAGGAAGATATCGACACGGCCTTACTTAAGTTATATGCAGAGGCAAATCATGAAAGTCTGCTGGATCTGCTGGTTTCAGAGAACTTTTGTCTTCTAACAGATAGCGCTGCCTGGctggaaaagcacaaaaa GTATTTTGCCCTTGGTCTTCTGTATCACTACAATGGTCAAGATGCCGCAGCACTTCAG ttaTGGGTGCAAATAGTTGATGGAGACATCGAAGACTCTACACGTTCAGATCTGTATGAATATGTAGTAGACTTCCTGACATTCTGCTCAGACCAGGATCTGGTGTGGAAATACTCTGAATGGGTTttacaaaaaaatgaagag GTTGGAGTGCAGATTTTCACTAAAAGACCTTTggaagaacaagagaaaaacaacattgaTCCAGATGATATCATCAGTTGCCTTAACAAATATCCTAAAGCACGTATTAAGTATCTAGAGCATCTTgtattggaaagaaaaatagag AAAGAAAAGTACCACACTCATCTAGCTGCCTTGTATTTGGAGGCGATACTTCATCTAAAATCTGGGACCACAGATAACTGTATGGAAACAATTGAACTGCTGTTGAAACTACGCAGCCTTCTTCAGAAATCTGATCTTTATAGGATTCACTTTATTTTGG ACAAAATCCGTGGCACAGACCTTCACATGGAAAGTGCAATTTTATATGGAAAACTAGAAGAACACGAGAAGGCTTTGCATATCCTTGTTCATGAGTTAAAGGACTTCCGTGCTGCTGAAGAATACTGTATATGGAACTCTGAGAACAGAGATCTACCGTACAGACGGAGGCTCTTCCATATGCTGCTGTCAGTATATCTGAATCCAGACACTTCGGATTGTGCACTCGTCACGGCTGCTGTAGATCTCTTGAATAACCACGCTGCTGAGTTTGATGCAGCTCTGGTTTTGCAGCTGGTGCCTGACAGCTGGTCAGTGCAGCTCCTCTCCCCATTCCTGGCTGGAGCGGTGAGGCAAAGCATTCATACAAAAAGAATGACTCAGGTTGCACTTGGGTTAGCACAAGCCGAAAACTTGATCTACAAATATGAGAAG gtCAAACATAAAGGAACTCCAATTCTCCTTTCGGACAAAAAGGTCTGTCAGGTGTGCCAAAATCCTTTCTGTGAGCCCGCATTTGTAAGATACCCAAATGGGGGTATGGTccacacacactgtgctgcaaacaGACATCTGAACTCAAATGTGACTCCTTGCTcttccagctccagcagtgagACTTGA
- the C1H2orf49 gene encoding ashwin, with protein sequence MAAQRGGRVGGGGKEERVSGRSDSELLLHPELLSEEFLLLTLEQKNILVRNDVKMDKDGLTDLYIQHAIPLPQRDLPKSRWGKMMEKKRQQNEPKSGNKSVAAVEGLRKRPLIVFDGSSTSTSIKVKKTENGATDRLKPPPAGSIANTVRRLSAPSNASTYISASSLPEDAKLEVRNNEAKQNNISKTNSSVLVSLKTHPLSSVAGSTVVKLKRSVPKDEPDLPNDLKPTEAKKKIQHVTWP encoded by the exons ATGGCGGCGCAGAGAGGGGGTCGGGTGGGTGGTGGTGGTAAAGAGGAGCGTGTGTCGGGACGGTCGGATtcggagctgctgctgcacccgGAGCTGCTCTCGGAGGAGTTCCTGCTGCTTACGTTGGAGCAG AAGAATATATTGGTCAGAAATGATGTGAAGATGGACAAAGATGGGCTTACGGATCTCTATATTCAACATGCCATTCCCCTGCCTCAGCGTGACTTACCAAAAAGTAGATGGgggaaaatgatggaaaagaaaagacagcaaaatgagCCGAAAAGTGGGAATAAAAG TGTTGCAGCGGTGGAAGGATTAAGGAAACGGCCATTAATTGTTTTTGATGGCAGTTCAACAAGCACAAGCATAAAGGTGAAGAAGACAGAGAATGGAGCTACTGATCGCCTAAAACCTCCCCCAGCTGGAAGCATCGCTAATACTGTAAGGAGATTATCGGCTCCTTCAAATGCCTCAACATACATTTCAGCCTCCAGTTTACCAGAGGACGCTAAGCTGGAAGTGAGGAATAACGAGGCAAAGCAGAACAATATTTCAAAGACTAATAGTAGTGTATTGGTTAGTCTGAAGACACACCCTTTATCTTCAGTAGCGGGATCTACTGTTGTGAAGTTAAAGAGATCTGTTCCAAAAGATGAACCTGATTTGCCG aatgaCCTGAAGCctacagaagcaaaaaagaaaatccagcatGTTACATGGCCGTGA